One stretch of Clupea harengus chromosome 2, Ch_v2.0.2, whole genome shotgun sequence DNA includes these proteins:
- the LOC116223326 gene encoding phospholipase A2-like, whose protein sequence is MSLPECALPSSWPVIEFADYGCYCGKGGSGTAVDQLDRCCETHDHCYNDAMALPACASFLDLDNPYTHGYNYQCDHATKTITCLANNDVCRMFICECDKHLAQCMSTAPYISAHYLYDQALCHQHS, encoded by the exons ATGTCTCTACCAG AGTGTGCTCTGCCGTCCAGCTGGCCAGTCATTGAGTTCGCTGATTACGGATGCTACTGTGGGAAGGGAGGCTCCGGAACTGCAGTGGACCaactggacag gtgctgtgaGACCCATGACCACTGCTATAATGATGCGATGGCTCTACCTGCCTGTGCTTCTTTTCTGGACCTGGACAACCCCTACACCCACGGCTACAACTACCAGTGTGACCACGCCACTAAGACCATCACCTGCCtgg CTAATAATGACGTGTGCCGTATGTTCATCTGTGAGTGTGATAAGCACCTGGCCCAGTGCATGAGTACGGCCCCCTACATCAGCGCTCACTACCTCTACGACCAGGCGCTGTGTCACCAGCACAGCTGA